A genomic segment from Bradyrhizobium sp. ISRA430 encodes:
- a CDS encoding electron transfer flavoprotein subunit beta/FixA family protein, giving the protein MHNVVCIKQVPDSAQIRVHPVTNTIMRQGVPTIINPYDLFALEAALELRDRFGGEITVLTMGPPSAEDSLRKALTYGADRAVLLTDRCFAGSDTLATTYALATAIRKIGKEYGPTNLIFTGKQTIDGDTAQVGPGIAKRLGVLQLTYVAKVRSLDLAAHTIEAERRSEGGVQVLHTKLPCLITMLEATNQIRRGAMADALRAARAQIVKWSANDAGIEDVSKCGLKGSPTVVKRVFAPSARAEKAALVEAAEQPAQALIDAIFKHQPKLEADLAALVRDA; this is encoded by the coding sequence GTGCACAATGTCGTCTGCATCAAACAGGTTCCGGACTCGGCGCAGATCCGCGTGCACCCGGTGACCAATACAATCATGCGTCAGGGAGTGCCGACCATCATCAACCCATATGACCTCTTCGCGCTCGAGGCCGCGCTGGAGCTGCGCGATCGGTTCGGCGGCGAAATTACCGTGCTTACAATGGGACCGCCATCGGCGGAAGATTCTTTGCGAAAGGCGCTGACTTATGGCGCCGATCGCGCCGTCCTACTCACCGATCGCTGCTTTGCGGGCTCCGACACCCTGGCCACAACGTATGCACTTGCAACAGCCATCCGAAAAATTGGTAAGGAATATGGCCCGACAAACCTCATTTTCACGGGAAAGCAGACGATCGACGGCGATACGGCGCAGGTTGGGCCCGGTATCGCAAAGCGGCTGGGCGTACTGCAGCTAACCTACGTTGCGAAAGTCAGATCCTTAGATCTCGCTGCCCATACAATTGAAGCGGAACGACGCTCCGAAGGTGGTGTCCAGGTGCTGCACACGAAGCTGCCCTGTCTCATCACCATGCTGGAGGCAACGAATCAGATTCGGCGCGGCGCGATGGCGGATGCCTTGCGTGCCGCGCGTGCCCAAATCGTGAAATGGAGCGCAAACGATGCCGGTATCGAAGACGTCTCCAAATGCGGCCTCAAGGGATCGCCGACCGTCGTCAAGCGAGTGTTCGCGCCCTCTGCGCGGGCTGAGAAGGCGGCGCTGGTCGAGGCCGCCGAGCAACCGGCGCAGGCGTTGATAGACGCTATTTTCAAGCATCAACCGAAGCTCGAAGCCGATCTTGCTGCACTTGTCCGTGACGCTTGA
- a CDS encoding GFA family protein gives MSEDQVASLLPEYLAMSQAFPYLQAGSQRDLIFDAMNHNRDLARDIELTSVVANFICWDETGGYGQILQGGKAALPDILVTENFHSNLFRRDASKLLGRAIRPNYSATTKRYLHSLYAGLSSKDPLVRCAYMVAFELHAADMIQSLWTTLVKTFKARPDDLEYFRSHVGGEDPAEKYHGEMTSRLIGELVPADRNHRFLDEFDRAYRLSLQWCRDLLRIVSLEGDDHSEIEHHGRCHCGSVKFYVRAPRELSAVRCNCSICQMSGFLHLLVPGDKLGIECGEEFLTAYQFNKNIARHTFCRVCGVKPFYRPRSNPSGFSVNIRCLDNRTIERIRISEFDGEHWDQAFRSMHQDLQSCVEDKTLE, from the coding sequence ATGTCCGAGGACCAGGTCGCTAGCCTGCTGCCTGAATATCTGGCGATGTCACAGGCGTTCCCGTACCTGCAGGCGGGGTCGCAAAGGGATCTCATATTCGATGCAATGAATCACAATCGAGATCTTGCGAGGGACATTGAACTGACCAGCGTGGTCGCAAACTTCATCTGTTGGGATGAGACAGGTGGTTATGGCCAAATTCTCCAGGGCGGCAAGGCGGCGCTACCCGATATTCTGGTGACTGAGAACTTCCACTCCAACCTGTTTAGAAGGGATGCGTCGAAGCTACTCGGCAGAGCAATACGGCCCAACTACAGCGCCACGACGAAGCGGTACCTGCATTCTCTCTATGCCGGATTGTCATCGAAAGATCCCTTAGTGCGTTGCGCCTACATGGTCGCTTTTGAGCTACATGCTGCGGACATGATCCAGTCGCTATGGACCACTCTGGTCAAAACCTTTAAGGCGCGGCCTGACGATCTTGAGTACTTCCGCAGCCATGTCGGCGGAGAAGATCCCGCGGAGAAGTATCACGGAGAAATGACAAGCCGGCTGATTGGCGAACTTGTCCCGGCTGACCGTAATCATCGCTTTTTGGATGAATTCGATCGAGCCTATCGGCTCAGCTTACAGTGGTGCCGCGATCTGCTCCGAATTGTCTCACTTGAGGGAGATGATCACTCGGAGATCGAACACCATGGCCGTTGTCACTGTGGTTCTGTCAAGTTCTACGTCCGAGCGCCGCGAGAGCTCTCTGCAGTTCGATGCAATTGCTCAATCTGCCAAATGTCTGGATTTCTGCACTTGCTCGTACCTGGCGATAAGCTCGGAATTGAGTGTGGCGAAGAATTCCTCACGGCGTATCAGTTCAACAAGAACATCGCTCGGCACACGTTTTGCCGGGTTTGTGGCGTAAAGCCATTCTATAGGCCGCGGTCGAACCCCTCCGGATTCAGCGTAAATATTCGATGCCTGGATAACAGAACCATCGAACGCATAAGAATAAGCGAGTTCGATGGCGAGCATTGGGACCAAGCATTCCGCTCGATGCACCAGGACCTTCAGTCCTGCGTCGAAGATAAAACCCTGGAGTGA
- a CDS encoding M20 family metallopeptidase, which translates to MSSNAFEIAPILKGIRRWVLIESPTERPDQINKLADVVAAGYRDLPASVERVAGRDGCGDHLVTRSSWGQGVPGILVLSHLDTVHPMGSIERLPFKIDGNNAFGPGIYDMKGGAYLAYHAFRQICADDARPPLGITHLYVSDEEIGSPTSRALIEAEGRKAKYVLVTEPARDGGKVITGRKGVARFDVFIKGAPAHAGTGPEDGRSAIRELGHVIQTLEAMNDLTRGITVNVGVVRGGTRPNVVAELAYAQVDMRVPTMAHADELVPKILGISSRTEGVSVKVSGELNRPPYEKTSAGAALYAHAKELAAELGFELLDAFSGGGSDSNFTAPHTATLDGLGVDGKGAHTHYEQLYISSIEPRARLLYRLYQTLR; encoded by the coding sequence ATGTCCAGCAACGCGTTCGAAATCGCCCCGATTCTCAAGGGCATTCGCCGCTGGGTCCTGATCGAATCTCCGACGGAGCGGCCGGATCAGATCAACAAACTGGCTGATGTCGTCGCAGCAGGCTATCGCGACCTGCCGGCCAGCGTCGAGCGCGTTGCGGGGCGTGACGGCTGCGGCGATCATTTGGTCACCCGCTCTTCTTGGGGGCAGGGCGTACCGGGCATTCTGGTGTTAAGCCATCTCGACACCGTTCATCCGATGGGATCTATCGAACGGCTACCATTCAAGATCGACGGCAACAATGCGTTCGGCCCCGGCATCTACGACATGAAGGGCGGTGCCTACCTCGCCTATCACGCATTCCGGCAAATCTGCGCCGATGACGCACGCCCGCCGCTCGGCATTACCCACCTCTACGTCTCGGACGAAGAGATCGGCAGCCCAACCTCGCGCGCGCTGATCGAGGCCGAGGGCCGCAAGGCCAAATACGTGCTGGTGACCGAGCCGGCGCGCGACGGCGGCAAGGTCATCACGGGGCGCAAGGGCGTTGCGCGCTTCGACGTATTCATCAAGGGCGCGCCCGCGCATGCCGGCACGGGCCCCGAGGACGGCCGCAGCGCAATCCGGGAACTCGGCCATGTGATCCAGACGCTGGAAGCGATGAACGATCTCACGCGCGGTATCACCGTCAATGTCGGCGTCGTCCGCGGCGGCACCAGGCCCAACGTCGTCGCGGAACTGGCCTATGCGCAAGTCGACATGCGCGTCCCGACCATGGCCCATGCCGACGAGCTGGTGCCGAAGATTCTCGGCATCAGCTCGCGCACCGAGGGCGTCAGCGTGAAGGTATCAGGCGAATTGAACCGTCCGCCATATGAGAAGACCAGCGCCGGTGCTGCGCTTTACGCACACGCCAAAGAGCTGGCCGCCGAGCTTGGCTTCGAGCTGCTCGACGCGTTCAGCGGCGGCGGCTCCGATAGCAATTTCACCGCGCCGCATACCGCGACCCTTGACGGCCTTGGCGTCGACGGCAAGGGCGCGCATACGCATTATGAGCAACTCTACATCTCGTCGATTGAACCTCGCGCGCGGCTGCTGTACCGCCTCTATCAGACGCTGCGATAA
- a CDS encoding peptide ligase PGM1-related protein: MPRILIMNAGTAQMSGADLTPAQLSLAANSAYRSAWFAHEGDLIVSPVVIPADLLSFIGATLDFDASSLCLLVPEGGRQSPILDDCTLLSKTIVERINRHIRQKSTWRLYPCYSTEGVARLAAMLGIPQTGDDFALQRGPDLLNRKSHFRQLATSVALPLPNGSVTTDSNELFRAVTSLRTETGSVIVKLDNGAGGVGNVILTGNESDPLPGARDTRRIPWPSFDPDALWSEMTTASCKTLVVESYHLAKSLFYLEYEIEDGSIVFMNSGNIRLRKSTDRSERALIWTGLELPSDLGNEQWLTAQAHAYRFVALARNLGYRGMINIDAIFTDDGRLLFNEANGRWGGGSVLHSIAVRLLGFDYSGCNVILSARNVRSRSLQTAHDRFVKEGFLFDRTRKEGVIPLAADEEAGTVECLVIARDRPAARDLQDRLLRMV, from the coding sequence ATGCCGCGGATCCTGATCATGAATGCCGGTACGGCTCAAATGTCGGGCGCCGATCTGACACCAGCTCAACTTTCGCTGGCCGCCAACTCGGCATACCGTTCAGCGTGGTTTGCTCATGAGGGTGACCTGATAGTCTCCCCGGTAGTCATCCCGGCGGATCTGCTATCCTTCATTGGTGCGACCCTCGATTTCGACGCATCGAGTCTTTGTCTGCTTGTACCCGAAGGCGGCCGCCAATCGCCGATCCTTGATGATTGCACACTTCTGTCCAAGACTATTGTTGAGCGAATCAACCGACATATTCGTCAGAAATCAACCTGGCGATTGTATCCCTGCTACTCTACCGAAGGCGTCGCACGCCTGGCGGCCATGCTGGGCATACCGCAGACCGGCGACGACTTCGCTCTGCAGCGAGGGCCTGATCTGTTGAACCGCAAGAGCCACTTCCGTCAATTGGCGACAAGCGTCGCACTTCCGCTGCCCAATGGATCCGTCACGACGGACTCAAACGAACTATTCAGAGCGGTCACTTCCCTCAGAACCGAGACCGGCAGCGTCATTGTAAAGCTGGACAATGGAGCCGGTGGAGTCGGAAATGTCATCCTGACCGGCAATGAAAGCGATCCACTACCTGGGGCAAGAGATACCCGGCGAATTCCATGGCCGTCGTTTGATCCTGACGCGCTTTGGTCTGAGATGACAACGGCATCGTGTAAGACGCTGGTCGTGGAGTCGTACCACCTGGCCAAGTCTTTGTTCTATCTCGAGTATGAAATCGAGGATGGTTCAATCGTTTTCATGAACAGTGGAAACATACGTCTGCGTAAAAGCACGGATCGATCCGAAAGAGCTCTGATCTGGACAGGACTTGAGCTTCCAAGCGACCTGGGGAACGAGCAGTGGTTGACTGCTCAGGCGCATGCCTACCGATTTGTGGCGCTTGCGCGAAACCTGGGATATCGCGGAATGATCAACATTGACGCCATTTTCACGGATGACGGACGGTTGCTGTTTAATGAAGCGAACGGCCGCTGGGGTGGCGGCTCGGTGTTACACAGCATTGCCGTCCGGCTGCTGGGCTTCGACTATTCCGGTTGCAACGTTATTTTATCCGCTAGAAATGTTCGATCACGATCCCTCCAAACAGCGCATGATCGTTTCGTCAAGGAAGGATTTCTGTTCGACCGCACACGCAAGGAGGGCGTGATCCCGCTTGCCGCCGACGAAGAGGCCGGCACGGTGGAGTGCCTTGTGATTGCGCGCGATCGGCCCGCGGCCCGCGATCTGCAGGACCGGCTCCTGAGAATGGTTTGA
- a CDS encoding flavin reductase, which translates to MPVRWHQARSEVHNEILANGSFGVSVLRSDQEDLALRFGGREGAKGVHRFDTAPWNQGVLNVPLLPDAFCALECVLYDHKVLWHTYHLDRTNYRDPRKPWKSVDQLPGRASNLTA; encoded by the coding sequence GTGCCTGTTCGTTGGCATCAAGCCCGCTCCGAGGTACATAATGAGATCCTTGCCAACGGCAGCTTTGGAGTCAGTGTTCTCCGCAGTGACCAGGAGGACCTTGCCCTGCGTTTTGGCGGTCGGGAGGGGGCGAAAGGCGTTCACCGCTTCGATACCGCGCCCTGGAATCAGGGCGTCCTCAATGTACCGCTATTGCCGGACGCATTTTGCGCGCTCGAATGCGTTTTGTATGACCACAAGGTGCTTTGGCACACATACCATCTTGATCGGACGAATTATCGCGACCCGAGAAAGCCATGGAAATCCGTTGATCAACTTCCGGGGCGCGCTTCGAACCTTACTGCTTGA
- a CDS encoding PAS domain S-box protein codes for MASGDEDKRFKLLAENNLDMICRVGPDLIMQYASLSCERILGWTQGEMCGKGPDTFVLAEDLPIVAAAHEKLMMEGFDRSPTTIRMRKKDGGFAWIEVNARLMRDTETGEPADIVLTMRDVTARKLREEALEAQLAGYAAGQSGGRSEQDWINALRESEERFSKAFRLARTPMAILTLDGLRILDVNDAFMTVRGHATETAVGRTIRELNLIVGPGRVEAEKMLRQTRAIQDVELRIALKAGDPMDCLVSTEEMSFDGRPCILMVLQDVTEQRRSETDLVAAIEAVVRDAQFGRNVVEKLAQIRRSDEATAAPAQIGDLTRRELEILGRISQGQSDEKIAHALAVSRNTVRNHVASIYGKIGVHRRSEAVVWGRERGLTGRP; via the coding sequence GTGGCATCCGGAGACGAAGACAAGAGATTCAAGCTCCTCGCCGAAAACAATCTTGACATGATCTGCCGGGTCGGTCCCGATTTGATCATGCAGTATGCCTCCCTGTCTTGCGAACGGATCCTGGGCTGGACCCAGGGTGAAATGTGCGGCAAAGGCCCGGACACATTCGTATTGGCTGAAGATCTCCCTATCGTCGCCGCCGCGCACGAAAAACTTATGATGGAAGGCTTCGATCGGTCGCCAACCACCATCCGCATGAGGAAGAAAGACGGCGGCTTCGCATGGATAGAGGTGAATGCCCGCCTAATGCGCGACACCGAAACGGGAGAGCCGGCGGATATCGTGCTGACCATGCGGGATGTCACGGCGCGCAAGCTCCGCGAAGAGGCATTGGAGGCGCAGCTTGCCGGCTACGCTGCAGGTCAATCCGGAGGGCGGAGCGAACAGGATTGGATCAATGCCCTGCGCGAAAGCGAAGAGCGCTTTTCCAAGGCGTTCCGATTGGCGCGGACGCCGATGGCGATCCTTACGCTCGATGGGCTTCGTATCCTTGATGTCAACGACGCCTTCATGACGGTGCGTGGCCATGCCACCGAAACAGCCGTGGGCCGTACGATCCGGGAACTTAACCTGATAGTTGGTCCTGGGCGTGTGGAAGCGGAAAAGATGCTGCGCCAAACTCGCGCGATACAAGATGTTGAGCTTCGGATCGCCCTCAAGGCCGGCGACCCGATGGACTGCTTGGTGTCAACCGAGGAAATGAGTTTCGACGGGCGGCCCTGCATCCTGATGGTCCTGCAGGATGTTACGGAGCAAAGGCGATCCGAGACGGATCTGGTGGCGGCCATTGAGGCGGTTGTGCGCGATGCCCAGTTTGGCCGCAACGTCGTCGAGAAGCTGGCGCAAATTCGTCGCTCTGATGAAGCGACTGCTGCTCCGGCCCAAATCGGCGATCTAACTAGACGGGAACTGGAGATCCTTGGGCGAATATCGCAAGGCCAGAGCGACGAGAAGATTGCACATGCTTTGGCGGTGTCTCGCAATACGGTCCGCAACCATGTGGCATCCATCTATGGTAAGATTGGCGTCCACCGGCGAAGCGAGGCGGTCGTCTGGGGCCGCGAACGTGGTCTGACCGGACGACCTTGA
- a CDS encoding 2OG-Fe(II) oxygenase gives MARAMNHKSRLLSEEALTKYRIELLVKGTVVIGPQILFTQDDLAKIDQLQGEIPEEEVREGDAGDSHNVFVRRVRVDPPGHAPSDASGAAPGQIMELLERKDRSFALKKILGATSDYVIRRCQMHRMPPGSFVGIHLDAASDPDFEYAVIVQLARDFEGGEFVVYPSVYEHQVFRPPFGAVLVTTCKLRHEVKPVLSGERRSLVYFCSKRSGANRRIVESSTAGL, from the coding sequence ATGGCGCGCGCAATGAATCATAAATCCCGTTTGCTTTCAGAAGAAGCTTTGACAAAATACCGCATAGAGCTGTTGGTGAAGGGGACGGTCGTGATCGGCCCCCAGATATTGTTCACCCAAGATGACTTGGCCAAGATCGATCAGCTGCAGGGTGAGATTCCCGAAGAAGAAGTGAGGGAGGGAGATGCCGGCGACTCGCACAATGTTTTTGTCAGACGCGTGAGGGTAGACCCGCCCGGCCACGCTCCTAGCGACGCCAGTGGTGCAGCTCCAGGGCAGATCATGGAACTACTTGAAAGGAAAGACCGCAGCTTCGCGCTAAAAAAGATTTTGGGAGCCACGTCAGATTACGTGATTCGCCGATGCCAGATGCATCGGATGCCTCCTGGTTCCTTTGTTGGCATTCATCTGGATGCTGCGAGCGACCCGGATTTCGAGTACGCGGTGATTGTGCAGCTGGCGAGGGACTTCGAGGGGGGTGAGTTCGTAGTATATCCAAGTGTGTACGAACACCAGGTATTCCGACCGCCATTTGGCGCCGTGCTTGTCACCACATGTAAGCTCCGGCATGAGGTGAAGCCTGTGCTGTCCGGCGAGCGCCGATCGCTGGTCTACTTCTGTTCAAAACGCAGCGGCGCGAACCGCCGGATCGTCGAAAGCTCTACCGCTGGGCTATGA
- a CDS encoding LuxR C-terminal-related transcriptional regulator has protein sequence MPTESISIPDETLKKWQTIADTMAEIVGVPAGLIMRVVADDITVLVSSRTPGNPYRVGDAEHFLGSGLFCETVITQRSHLAVRDALADPRWRNNPDTQSGMLSYLGFPILWPNNEPFGTICVLDSQENNYSDAYRRLVEQLRDLVQLHLAQVYADVARHRRNQEALRLSEERFATAFRLAPVPMAIAALEGFLLLAVNDAFLAATGYDADEAIGRDATQLWLFNSSSERNQITQKLEGSVLVRNLEMQLRAKDGRLIDCLTTADTITLNGQRCVLSVFQDITERKRTETDLIAAIEAVMRDTSWFNTSVMEKLAQIRRSPDVAARRAVLSELTPRELEVLGLLSEGKANETISKILGLSRNTVRNHLATIYDKLDVHRRSEAIIWARERGVLRYSPPKKRGKPRRSR, from the coding sequence ATGCCAACGGAATCCATTAGTATTCCAGACGAGACACTGAAGAAGTGGCAGACGATCGCCGACACCATGGCCGAGATCGTCGGTGTTCCGGCCGGCCTTATCATGCGCGTTGTCGCGGACGACATCACTGTGCTGGTGTCCAGCCGCACGCCCGGCAATCCTTATCGCGTCGGTGACGCCGAACACTTTCTCGGTTCGGGTCTTTTCTGCGAGACGGTCATTACCCAAAGGTCGCACCTCGCCGTGCGCGATGCGCTGGCGGACCCCCGATGGCGAAACAATCCGGACACTCAATCGGGAATGTTGTCCTATCTCGGGTTTCCCATTCTCTGGCCAAACAACGAACCATTCGGAACGATCTGTGTTCTGGATAGCCAGGAAAACAACTATTCGGACGCTTATCGGCGACTGGTCGAACAACTCCGCGATCTCGTTCAGCTCCACTTGGCTCAGGTCTACGCGGACGTCGCGCGCCATCGGCGCAATCAGGAGGCGCTTCGGTTGAGCGAGGAGCGCTTCGCCACGGCCTTCCGTCTCGCGCCGGTGCCGATGGCGATCGCCGCGCTCGAAGGCTTTCTGCTTCTAGCCGTCAATGACGCCTTCTTGGCCGCCACTGGTTACGACGCCGACGAGGCAATCGGACGCGACGCAACGCAACTCTGGCTGTTCAACAGCTCGTCTGAACGCAACCAAATAACACAGAAGCTCGAAGGATCAGTCCTGGTTCGCAATTTGGAGATGCAGCTTCGAGCCAAAGACGGCCGACTGATCGACTGTCTCACCACCGCCGACACAATTACCCTCAACGGTCAGCGCTGCGTGCTATCCGTCTTTCAGGATATCACAGAGCGTAAGCGCACGGAAACCGACCTTATCGCCGCCATCGAGGCGGTCATGCGCGACACGTCCTGGTTCAACACCAGCGTGATGGAGAAGCTGGCGCAAATTCGGCGGTCTCCCGACGTCGCGGCTCGGCGGGCGGTCCTCTCGGAGCTAACGCCGCGAGAATTGGAGGTGTTGGGTCTTCTTTCTGAAGGCAAGGCCAACGAGACAATCAGCAAAATCTTGGGTTTGTCACGCAACACGGTGCGCAATCACTTGGCGACCATCTACGACAAGCTGGACGTACACCGCCGAAGCGAAGCGATCATTTGGGCACGCGAGCGCGGTGTTCTTCGCTATTCACCGCCGAAAAAACGCGGCAAACCGCGCCGGTCCCGCTGA
- a CDS encoding PAS domain S-box protein, giving the protein MPVELVRDTLRRSSLMVDPLKVSSPTKLRRRRDAEHYVSIIESCEDAIISTDLEGTLESWNPGAEKLFGYRPHEVVGRSVTLLIPADREGEEDVILDRIRRGERVDHYETVRQRKDGSQVHVALTISPIRDASGRIVGASKVARDITERRQAQLQQSLLLREMDHRIKNLFTIAGSLVTLSAHRASTPSDLAAAVGKRLAALAQAHALTLSNDHAGGGHTTLHVLINTILSPFDREDKAEPSRFSVTGVDLSLNSSVLTSFALILHELATNSAKYGALVRPTGRVDVSCYGQKGRFVLTWEEHGGPIAEPPRCGQGFGSYLLQATSRQLDGHIEREWRPDGVAIRLSVPCALLRTNKEQRPSRSDRAALLEAR; this is encoded by the coding sequence ATGCCTGTTGAACTGGTTCGCGACACCCTCAGGAGATCATCTCTCATGGTAGACCCGTTGAAGGTTTCTTCCCCGACCAAGTTGCGCCGCAGGCGCGACGCAGAACATTACGTCTCGATTATCGAATCTTGCGAAGACGCGATCATATCAACGGATCTTGAGGGCACGCTCGAAAGCTGGAACCCAGGAGCCGAGAAGCTCTTCGGCTATCGGCCGCACGAGGTCGTCGGCAGGTCGGTGACCTTGCTCATTCCGGCTGATCGGGAAGGCGAAGAGGATGTCATTCTCGATCGAATTCGGCGCGGCGAGCGCGTCGATCACTACGAGACCGTCCGTCAGCGCAAGGATGGTAGTCAGGTCCATGTCGCGCTCACGATTTCTCCGATCCGGGATGCCTCGGGAAGGATTGTGGGCGCTTCAAAGGTCGCTCGCGACATCACCGAGCGACGGCAGGCCCAATTGCAGCAATCTCTGCTGCTACGAGAGATGGATCACCGGATCAAGAACCTGTTCACAATTGCCGGCAGCCTTGTTACGCTCAGCGCGCATAGGGCGTCGACGCCGAGCGACCTCGCTGCTGCCGTCGGGAAGCGATTGGCCGCCTTAGCGCAAGCTCACGCCCTCACACTGTCGAATGATCATGCCGGTGGCGGCCACACGACACTCCATGTTCTTATCAACACAATTTTGTCGCCGTTCGATCGGGAGGACAAGGCTGAGCCATCCCGTTTCAGCGTCACTGGCGTGGACCTCTCTCTGAACAGCTCCGTCCTGACCAGCTTTGCTCTTATTCTGCACGAACTCGCCACGAATTCCGCAAAATACGGTGCGCTGGTGCGGCCGACGGGGCGCGTAGACGTTTCCTGTTACGGACAGAAAGGCCGATTCGTGCTGACCTGGGAGGAGCACGGTGGACCGATCGCCGAGCCGCCGCGTTGCGGGCAGGGATTCGGTAGCTATCTGTTGCAAGCTACGAGCCGTCAGCTCGACGGTCACATTGAACGCGAGTGGCGTCCGGATGGCGTTGCGATTCGTCTCTCCGTGCCTTGTGCGCTCCTTCGCACCAATAAAGAGCAACGCCCATCGCGATCAGATCGAGCCGCGCTCCTCGAAGCCCGATGA
- a CDS encoding cytochrome ubiquinol oxidase subunit I: protein MEADPLLLSRIQFGLTVTFHIIFPTMSIGLAMFLTVIEFLWLRTSDELYLRIYRFWLVIFAMGFGVGVVTGIVLSFEFGTNFATFAKLAGPVIGPLIGLEVLSAFFLEAGFLGIMLFGMGRVGPKLHFAATFLVALGTTISASWILAANSWMQTPAGVAIHDGRFVVTDWLQVIFNPSYLYRLPHMLLAAYISASFLVAGVGAWYLMKSRHLDFARRTFSIGMGLVSTFIAAQLFMGDTVAARMIPLQPSKFQAMEGYWDSTPSAAYLVFVAPDQKAQTNHIQIGIPYLGSLFVTRSLHGTVPGLKETSPADQPPMAAVFYAFRTMFLLGLLMFGAACISIWLRWQDRLFTSRWFHKFIIVMSPAGFVATVAGWYTAEIGRQPWVIFGQLRTADAVSPVAASSVFTTTLLFGVVYAIFSAAFLTLTLRLIARGPIDGPRTSPYSGGSPKRAIMAPLPAPAAMQEGQLQ, encoded by the coding sequence ATGGAAGCCGACCCTCTACTGCTGTCACGCATCCAGTTCGGCCTCACCGTAACATTTCACATCATATTCCCGACCATGTCGATCGGGCTCGCGATGTTTCTTACGGTGATTGAGTTCTTGTGGCTGAGAACAAGTGATGAGCTTTATCTGAGGATATACAGATTCTGGCTCGTGATTTTCGCTATGGGGTTCGGCGTCGGGGTGGTGACGGGTATTGTCCTTTCGTTTGAGTTCGGAACAAACTTCGCAACTTTCGCCAAATTGGCTGGGCCCGTTATCGGACCGCTGATCGGTCTTGAAGTTCTCTCCGCCTTTTTTCTGGAAGCGGGCTTTCTCGGCATCATGCTGTTTGGCATGGGGCGCGTCGGTCCGAAGCTCCACTTTGCCGCGACCTTCCTAGTCGCCCTCGGAACGACGATCTCGGCGTCGTGGATCCTTGCCGCCAACTCATGGATGCAGACCCCTGCCGGTGTCGCAATCCACGATGGACGCTTCGTCGTGACCGATTGGCTGCAAGTCATATTCAACCCATCTTACCTTTACCGGCTGCCTCATATGCTGCTTGCGGCTTACATCTCGGCATCGTTCTTGGTTGCCGGTGTGGGGGCCTGGTATCTTATGAAGAGCCGACACCTCGACTTTGCGCGACGTACATTCTCGATCGGAATGGGGTTGGTCAGCACTTTTATCGCCGCACAGCTCTTCATGGGCGATACAGTGGCTGCAAGGATGATCCCTCTGCAACCCTCCAAATTCCAGGCCATGGAAGGCTATTGGGATTCAACGCCGAGTGCCGCGTACCTGGTGTTCGTAGCTCCCGACCAGAAGGCGCAGACCAATCACATTCAAATCGGCATCCCCTATCTCGGAAGCCTCTTCGTCACACGAAGCCTGCACGGGACCGTCCCTGGACTGAAAGAGACCTCGCCGGCCGATCAACCGCCCATGGCGGCCGTCTTTTATGCGTTCCGGACGATGTTTCTGCTTGGGCTACTGATGTTCGGCGCCGCATGCATCAGTATCTGGCTCCGCTGGCAGGATCGCCTGTTTACGAGTCGCTGGTTCCACAAGTTTATCATAGTCATGTCACCCGCAGGCTTCGTGGCGACAGTGGCCGGATGGTATACTGCAGAGATCGGTCGCCAGCCTTGGGTGATCTTCGGACAGCTTCGCACGGCAGACGCGGTGTCGCCGGTGGCTGCGTCCTCGGTCTTCACCACTACACTGCTCTTCGGCGTGGTGTACGCCATCTTTTCCGCTGCTTTCCTTACCTTGACGCTCCGGCTGATTGCCCGAGGGCCCATCGATGGTCCCCGTACATCACCCTATAGCGGCGGCTCGCCGAAGCGAGCGATCATGGCTCCTCTTCCGGCGCCGGCTGCGATGCAGGAAGGACAATTGCAATGA